One part of the Nitrospira sp. genome encodes these proteins:
- a CDS encoding paraquat-inducible protein A — MNQRPMTARQLGLCACHTCGLLSKWERGHVDLTCPRCRSHLHLRKPDSIARTWAFLIASYLLFLPANLLPIMHTNSLFGAQSDTIMSGIVYLWVSGSWHLALVVFIASILVPSAKLLALTFLAVSVQKRSQWDPIQRTNMYRIVELVGRWSMLDIFVVSVLVALVQLQSLATIRAGHGAVAFGAVVVLTMFAAMEFDPRLIWDPQDDAS, encoded by the coding sequence ATGAATCAGCGTCCCATGACAGCCAGGCAGCTCGGCCTCTGCGCCTGTCATACCTGCGGATTGCTATCCAAATGGGAGAGGGGGCATGTAGACCTGACCTGTCCCCGTTGTCGCAGTCATCTGCATCTGCGAAAGCCGGACAGCATTGCCCGGACTTGGGCCTTTTTGATCGCGAGCTATCTCCTCTTCCTGCCTGCAAACTTGCTGCCGATCATGCACACGAACTCACTGTTCGGTGCGCAATCCGATACGATCATGAGCGGCATTGTCTATCTCTGGGTTTCCGGGTCCTGGCATTTGGCGTTGGTGGTCTTCATCGCGAGCATCCTCGTGCCCTCCGCCAAGTTACTGGCATTGACGTTTCTTGCGGTCTCGGTCCAGAAGCGCTCGCAATGGGACCCCATCCAGCGAACGAACATGTATCGCATTGTGGAGTTAGTTGGGCGCTGGTCCATGCTCGACATTTTTGTGGTCTCTGTACTTGTGGCCTTGGTGCAACTCCAATCTTTAGCGACGATCAGAGCCGGCCATGGCGCAGTCGCATTCGGTGCCGTCGTGGTATTGACCATGTTTGCCGCGATGGAATTCGATCCGCGATTGATCTGGGATCCGCAAGACGACGCATCATGA
- a CDS encoding paraquat-inducible protein A, translating to MGLSTLIACHECDLLQRRVPLAKAGVARCRRCDAVLYRGSSSEDLDRALAYTLGGLILFLIANAYPIVALEIQANRQAASLYDTVHALWIDGREDVSLLVAFTTLVTPSLEISLLLYLLIPLRFGRTPSETVAVLRFLQRVKPWSMMEVFLLGILVSLVKLEHLAHVEPGIALWAFGALIPILIAAAGAFNPEDIWTKIDQVA from the coding sequence ATGGGCCTCTCGACACTTATCGCCTGCCACGAATGCGATCTTTTGCAACGCCGAGTGCCGTTGGCCAAGGCCGGCGTCGCTCGATGCCGGCGTTGCGACGCGGTCCTCTACCGTGGAAGTTCTTCGGAGGATCTGGATCGAGCCCTTGCGTATACGCTCGGCGGGTTGATTCTGTTCCTGATTGCGAATGCCTATCCGATCGTCGCACTGGAGATTCAAGCGAATCGTCAGGCAGCGAGCCTCTATGATACCGTCCATGCCCTGTGGATCGACGGGAGGGAAGACGTCTCGCTTCTCGTGGCGTTCACGACGTTAGTGACGCCCTCTCTCGAAATCTCCCTGCTTCTTTATCTCTTGATCCCGCTCCGGTTCGGCCGAACACCATCCGAGACAGTGGCGGTACTGCGCTTTCTGCAGAGGGTCAAACCCTGGAGCATGATGGAAGTCTTTCTGCTCGGCATTCTGGTATCGCTCGTAAAGCTCGAGCACTTGGCCCATGTGGAGCCTGGAATCGCTCTCTGGGCGTTCGGGGCGCTGATTCCTATCCTCATCGCTGCAGCAGGAGCGTTTAATCCGGAAGATATATGGACGAAAATCGATCAAGTAGCATGA